A genome region from Gossypium hirsutum isolate 1008001.06 chromosome A04, Gossypium_hirsutum_v2.1, whole genome shotgun sequence includes the following:
- the LOC107948582 gene encoding transcription factor JUNGBRUNNEN 1: MNGVVQACADNKDEEEDAPLPGFRFHPTDEELVGFYLQRKVDNKPLKIDLIKQIDIYKFDPWDLPKASSREGEIESYFFCRRGRKYRNSIRPNRATGSGFWKATGIDKPIYSNEGSACIGLKKTLVYYRGTAGKGTKTDWMMHEFRLPNSTHINASNATLSNPKSLAAEEAEVWTICRIFKRSVSHRKYTPDWREIASNRTSTATPSPQIICSMGLGSNIHETCIAFGSPLVQSCDEKPGFSGMNGRNQWHAEQLSIAQPSSMVSSSSFSSCPENNDFFTHANWDELKSVVEFAFDPFSV, encoded by the exons ATGAACGGCGTCGTCCAAGCTTGTGCTGATAACAAGGACGAAGAAGAAGATGCTCCACTTCCTGGGTTTCGTTTCCATCCTACAGATGAAGAGCTTGTAGGGTTTTATCTTCAACGAAAAGTTGATAATAAACCCCTCAAAATCGACCTTATCAAACAGATTGATATCTACAAGTTTGATCCCTGGGATCTCCCAA AAGCAAGCAGTCGTGAGGGAGAGATTGAATCATATTTCTTCTGCAGACGAGGAAGAAAGTATAGAAACAGCATTAGACCAAACAGAGCGACGGGATCAGGATTTTGGAAAGCAACCGGCATTGACAAGCCTATTTATTCAAATGAAGGATCAGCCTGCATCGGCCTAAAGAAAACCTTGGTATACTACCGTGGAACTGCTGGCAAAGGAACCAAAACTGATTGGATGATGCATGAGTTTCGCCTTCCCAATTCCACCCACATCAACGCTAGTAACGCCACTCTTTCCAACCCCAAGTCTCTTGCAGCAGAGGAAGCT GAAGTGTGGACTATATGTCGAATTTTCAAGCGAAGCGTATCGCATAGAAAGTACACACCAGATTGGAGAGAAATCGCCTCAAACCGCACTTCAACTGCCACACCAAGCCCCCAAATTATCTGCAGCATGGGATTGGGATCCAACATTCATGAGACTTGCATCGCTTTTGGCTCTCCACTTGTTCAAAGCTGTGATGAGAAGCCGGGGTTCAGTGGTATGAATGGAAGAAACCAGTGGCATGCAGAGCAATTGAGCATTGCTCAACCTTCATCAATGGTGTCATCTTCAAGCTTTTCAAGTTGTCCAGAAAATAATGATTTCTTTACTCATGCAAACTGGGATGAGCTCAAATCAGTTGTAGAGTTTGCTTTTGATCCCTTTAGTGTGTAA